The DNA window TCTCAGGATATTTGCTCTATTGACTCAGCTTGACCAGTGAAAGAAGTGAACAACGTCCCCTCGGCCCTCGTACGGACCCTATTTAAGAAGATGGATATTCCCCAGCCTTACATTGTTCAGCCCTTCTTTCCGGGCGATTTCAAGACACTTGTATGCGAAAGATTTTGGGGTCAACAGCAGATCAGACATATAAAAATGGGGATAAAAAGCAAGCAGGCTGAAAGGAATATCGGGACACAGGGAATAGATAAACCGTGCAATCTGCCTTACCTCCTCTTCGTCAATGTACCCTGGCACAAGGAGCGTACTCGCGATGAGCAGGGGAGGTGAAGGTCTGAGGTGAATCTTCCCGCCAACCCTTTGAAAATTTTTCAGGGTTCTCTTATTTGTCACACCTGTTAAGGCAATATGAAGGTCTTCGTTCCACGCCTTAAGGTCGAACTTTATACATCCACCGGAAGAAAGGGCAGTCTCCACCATTTCGTCGAGGAGTCCTTCCTGCATGGAACCGTTCGTTTCCCAGCATATCCTCATGATATTCCCCTTGTTTTTTTCACGGACACACTTTGAGACATTGAGCGAAAACGGAAGCTGTGGGGCGGGATCACCGCCGAAATAGCAGATACAGGAAGTCCGGCTGTCGACGGCTGATATGAGGCTTTCAGAAGGGGATAGAGAAGGTCGTAAGGTTTCTTTCCTGTAATGCCAGTTCTGGCAAAAGAGACAGTTAAAGGAACATGCGTGAAAAAATACCGCAAGGTTTCTGTAACCGTATTCAGGGCCCTTTACGTGGGCATACTCAGGGTAGCCTGAGCCGATCCCTCCGGGACAAACCCAGTCTGCAACACAGTTCGTAGGAAGGGGGTCGTGGTACCATGAGAGCTTCCCCTCCTCTTTTGTCACCCCTGTAAGTTTCCCTCCGGCATTTCTTCTCAGTCCGCAGTATCCGATTCCACCATCAGGAATCCTGCACTCATTGACACAGAGGTTGCACGGAATACCGTCGGGGTCGTCAGATCTGCATACAGGGAGTCCAAAGGCCATCCTGCTTTTCATATGTGCCTGTGCTGCAACTTTTAAGGCATCTGCAGGTTTATCCCTTATACATGCGAGGCATACCGCGAGTTCCTGTGAAATATAACGTGATGAGGCATTACATATTTTACATTCCCCCATTACTCAACCTTTCACCCACGCCCCCGTTTTTTATGCTGTCAATCCCCTGTCTACTCTCTGCTCACCACTTTCTGCTGTTCTCACACCTGCCCGTCCGCTTTGATCATCTCCTTCAGCTCTTTTGCATTTCTCGGTGCATACCCATAGGCATCATTGTTAAAATAGACATACACATCCTTTCCATCCCCCATATAATTCTTTATTTTCCCCGCGTCCTTTTTAAGTGCAGTTTCTGAATAGCATGTAGCATAGTTTCCTTCAAGGCCATGCCTTCTTACATATACGAAATCGGAGGTAACGGGAAGGTCGTTGATGAACGCAGGCCAGTCGGCCATGCAGAGACCCACATTGTGGGTGCTGCAGAGGTCAAATACCTCCTCTGTCATCCAGCCTTGGTTCCTGAATTCAAGGGTATTTCTCGCCGGATAACGGCAGAGCAACTCTAAGAATCTTTTCAGTCTCTCAATGTTCACGGTAAAACCAGGGGAAAACTGCCAGAGGACGATCTTCAGCTTCTCTTTTAACGGCGACGATCGTTCAAAAAAGAGATCCAGGGATTCTTCGGGGTCAAGAAGCCTCTTTATGTGTGAGATAAAACGGCTCCCCTTCAGCGAAAAGGCAAAATCATGAGGCGTTTCTCTATACCATTTCTCAAAGGTCTTTGAAAGGGGAAGTCTGTAAAAGGTTACGTTCAGTTCAACCGTTGAGAAAGTGGCACAGTAATATTCGAACCACTTCTTCTGAGGGAGATCGTCAGGATAGAAAGTGCCTCTCCACCCCGTGTAATGAAAACCGCTGCACCCGATATTTATCTCAAACATGCCTTATATTTTACCCCGATCCCCCACCAAAATAATAAAAAACTCATTGGCCTTGAGACATTAGAATAAGAGAATAAGGCTATAAGACCTATCCCATTAATAAGAACCAATGGGGTCAGATCACCTCGTTATCCAATTACTTGAGGGACCAGCTCAAGAAGTCGAGGGATTAACAAAGGCCTTGGAATCACATCTCTAAACCTACCTACCCACGCCCTTGATTTTACCGAGAGGATACTGATAATTCATTGAAAGGGGTGGCTACGACTACTTCGTCCACCAAGCACCTTTCACGCGGTAGTCCGTACACCTGATCAAATTATATTCCAATTAGGCTGCAAACTGACAACACCTACCTATCCTCACCCTCACAGTATGAATAAGATCGAAGATTATGGTTTGAAAGCAGTAACGCGTGCAGGAGAAGGCCAGTAGATATTCGTGGCCGCAATCCTTGCATTTCACGCGGTCAAAACCGTTGCAGTCTCTTTATGCCACATCAACAAATGCCAGGCAGGGGTTTTTCAACAGCCCCGCTGTCGCCAATTACTTAATGACCGGGCTTATCGAAAATTACCTTACCTTGCCGATCGGGAAATCATTTACACCGGTTTCAATCATTGGGTTCTGTTGACGCTTGAAGACTTCCTCGGAGAGCGTCATCACGCGCTCCTCTGTATGCAGGGCCAGCCCCTTCACGGTTATGAACCCGTCTTTCTTAAAGTCCGCCTTGCCCTGTAGTCCTTCCAGAAGCACATAGGTGAATAGGCCATGTCCTTTATATCCTTCAAGTGCCTGTTGCGAATCAGCAGAGGCGGAAAAGACTGATGAGCCGACAGCCCGCTGCAGGAGCTTGACCGCTGTTGCGTCTGTGAGGCCTCTCGTCTGCTGCAGAAGGGCTATCTGGATCTCCTTGCCCCCTTTGCCGGCATTGCAGGTGTCGAGGATCACGAGTTTCTTCTGCGCCGGGATACTGCCGATAAGATTCACTAGGTCTTTGTGACTCAGGGCATCTTTGCTGATATGTTGGGATGACAGGAGCCGGACATTACTCGTCAGTAAAAAATACTGCTCTTCGCCATTCACCACGTCAACCATGCCGTGGGAAGCATTGTAGAATATAAAAAGATCGTTGGGCCTGACCATCAGCCGTACTTCATCAAAGGCCTTGGTGATGGCCTCTTTAGTCGTGGCCGCAGGCGTGATCAGCGTCCGGATGGCCACCTTCTCAAACAAGGGGGATGCAATCTTCTGCAACGTCCCGGCAAAGGCAGTGGCATCGGGGACGGCGTAGGTCAAGGAGATGGATTGATTGCTGTAAGTATTGATGCCGATAACCAGGGCATAGAGATTGGGTTTGCGCATAACGGCCCTGGAAATAACGCTGATCAGGGCGGGATTAGACTCCATGGAGTTCTCCCCATTGAAAGCGACAGCCCGAATTTCGTTTTGTCCTTTGATGAGAGGTATGGTGAACGACAGAATCCTTTCGTTGGCCGATTCCTTGCCCTTGACAATGAGGCCCCGCGTATCATTGGCGACCTGAGCGCCGTTGAGATAAATATTCACACTGCCGATTCCACCGCCGCTGTCCGTGATTTTCAGGGTGACGGCAACGCTATCCTGATCTACTGAGCTGTTGGTGACGGGTGACAGGATCTGAACATTGGGCGCGGGTTTTTGGGCGGCAATATCCGTAATCAACTCGCCTTTGGGCATTTCCTTGCCGGCAAGGGCCAACTGCACAAGCTCCGGCCGGTAAAACTTGGCATAAAACTGATCGATGCCATAGACTTTATTGCCGACCCGCACATTGAGATATTTGGCACCGTTTGGAGAAGTGTTGAAATAGCCTTCAGGTGTGATGACAAT is part of the Deltaproteobacteria bacterium genome and encodes:
- a CDS encoding DUF72 domain-containing protein, yielding MFEINIGCSGFHYTGWRGTFYPDDLPQKKWFEYYCATFSTVELNVTFYRLPLSKTFEKWYRETPHDFAFSLKGSRFISHIKRLLDPEESLDLFFERSSPLKEKLKIVLWQFSPGFTVNIERLKRFLELLCRYPARNTLEFRNQGWMTEEVFDLCSTHNVGLCMADWPAFINDLPVTSDFVYVRRHGLEGNYATCYSETALKKDAGKIKNYMGDGKDVYVYFNNDAYGYAPRNAKELKEMIKADGQV
- a CDS encoding caspase family protein — its product is MFRFKSLFRFLAVWFGIIVILSISSASTFASEKPEIFVQLGHESTISTLAISPDGKYLASADEKLDGKNIKIWDMLSGREFRTIIVKIVGPIRCLRFSVDAKQIFAVTSTKIYVFDVYSGNNLKIIDLGHLPNIGDDFWVRERIDGIFSDYGFSVSKQIVLRTYARGRETERKVDNFIYTLLRKEEKKYDYILEVRRISDRVKVRQIELNSLTFKVLVHDNVIFTPDLKHLITAHGDVDKNGKDVFKGTISIWDLKTGQKVRELSKVKPTGFFALSNPFSLDNRFLYNLNLADKESQIVWDIQSGRLLYYIQKGETVPEEYSSFIKKNFVVDKKDGKIKVSIGGSESSDQKFKAIIEWGRDHTIRIYEKTTNKEIAQFISLTDGEWIVITPEGYFNTSPNGAKYLNVRVGNKVYGIDQFYAKFYRPELVQLALAGKEMPKGELITDIAAQKPAPNVQILSPVTNSSVDQDSVAVTLKITDSGGGIGSVNIYLNGAQVANDTRGLIVKGKESANERILSFTIPLIKGQNEIRAVAFNGENSMESNPALISVISRAVMRKPNLYALVIGINTYSNQSISLTYAVPDATAFAGTLQKIASPLFEKVAIRTLITPAATTKEAITKAFDEVRLMVRPNDLFIFYNASHGMVDVVNGEEQYFLLTSNVRLLSSQHISKDALSHKDLVNLIGSIPAQKKLVILDTCNAGKGGKEIQIALLQQTRGLTDATAVKLLQRAVGSSVFSASADSQQALEGYKGHGLFTYVLLEGLQGKADFKKDGFITVKGLALHTEERVMTLSEEVFKRQQNPMIETGVNDFPIGKVR
- a CDS encoding radical SAM protein codes for the protein MGECKICNASSRYISQELAVCLACIRDKPADALKVAAQAHMKSRMAFGLPVCRSDDPDGIPCNLCVNECRIPDGGIGYCGLRRNAGGKLTGVTKEEGKLSWYHDPLPTNCVADWVCPGGIGSGYPEYAHVKGPEYGYRNLAVFFHACSFNCLFCQNWHYRKETLRPSLSPSESLISAVDSRTSCICYFGGDPAPQLPFSLNVSKCVREKNKGNIMRICWETNGSMQEGLLDEMVETALSSGGCIKFDLKAWNEDLHIALTGVTNKRTLKNFQRVGGKIHLRPSPPLLIASTLLVPGYIDEEEVRQIARFIYSLCPDIPFSLLAFYPHFYMSDLLLTPKSFAYKCLEIARKEGLNNVRLGNIHLLK